A genomic window from Triticum urartu cultivar G1812 chromosome 7, Tu2.1, whole genome shotgun sequence includes:
- the LOC125522961 gene encoding uncharacterized protein LOC125522961 isoform X2: protein MLKEHNAITFKMIADVKDSILKENTQFLDKIAPKLENRCTHCLKRATPCLLQPNNQAPRPNDSTFTTPDNNSGLKHRRLYTHDSEAFSPTSSSTNKRKGLHTSHHRQTGSSSLHKPESSTAVHAKSKHDTIKSWADTIVGGIIMCNDDISVPDGSVIRGQESARPQEKVVVNHSHYAISHWSPGRTIGFPSIALQDRLATIIYRLPIADKERFSITHTRPRFITLSCEAIADQLVCSNIIDHELFSSLIHRIRQIDQEILYPHDSAPCRHYLEPDFACFIQ from the exons ATGCTAAAAGAGCACAATGCCATAACATTCAAGATGATTGCCGATGTGAAAGACTCCATATTGAAAGAGAATACCCAATTCCTAGACAAAATAGCTCCAAAGTTGGAGAACAGATGCACACACTGTTTAAAAAGAGCAACCCCCTGCCTGCTTCAACCCAATAATCAGGCACCCCGACCCAATGATAGCACATTTACCACACCGGATAATAATTCTGGATTGAAACATCGACGTCTCTACACACATGATTCTGAAG CTTTTAGTCCAACTTCATCTTCAACCAACAAAAGGAAAGGATTACATACCTCACACCACAGGCAAACAG GCTCATCATCATTGCACAAACCTGAATCTTCCACCGCTGTTCATGCCAAATCGAAGCATGATACAATCAAATCATGGGCAGACACTATTGTTGGCGGAATTATCATGTGCAATGATGACATATCTGTCCCTGATGGATCGGTCATTCGTGGTCAAGAATCCGCACGCCCTCAAGAAAAAgttgttgtcaaccattctcattACGCCATTAGTCATTGGTCACCCGGTAGGACCATCGGCTTCCCATCAATAGCCCTCCAGGACCGTTTGGCCACTATCATTTATCGCCTACCAATTGCTGACAAAGAACG ATTCAGTATCACACACACCCGCCCTAGGTTCATCACTTTGTCATGCGAGGCGATTGCAGACCAACTTGTTTGTTCTAATATAATAGACCATGAATTATTCTCCTCGCTAATTCATCGTATTAGGCAAATTGATCAAGAAATACTTTACCCGCATGATTCTGCACCATGCCGCCACTACCTCGAACCAGATTTTGCC TGTTTTATCCAGTGA
- the LOC125522961 gene encoding uncharacterized protein LOC125522961 isoform X1 has product MLKEHNAITFKMIADVKDSILKENTQFLDKIAPKLENRCTHCLKRATPCLLQPNNQAPRPNDSTFTTPDNNSGLKHRRLYTHDSEAFSPTSSSTNKRKGLHTSHHRQTGSSSLHKPESSTAVHAKSKHDTIKSWADTIVGGIIMCNDDISVPDGSVIRGQESARPQEKVVVNHSHYAISHWSPGRTIGFPSIALQDRLATIIYRLPIADKERFSITHTRPRFITLSCEAIADQLVCSNIIDHELFSSLIHRIRQIDQEILYPHDSAPCRHYLEPDFATSVLSSDKARLMKSVQDQFFGKLVPYNISQCRLVMKFIQPHYVRHPLPKFDFLLLDCFSGTCLLYSNQVG; this is encoded by the exons ATGCTAAAAGAGCACAATGCCATAACATTCAAGATGATTGCCGATGTGAAAGACTCCATATTGAAAGAGAATACCCAATTCCTAGACAAAATAGCTCCAAAGTTGGAGAACAGATGCACACACTGTTTAAAAAGAGCAACCCCCTGCCTGCTTCAACCCAATAATCAGGCACCCCGACCCAATGATAGCACATTTACCACACCGGATAATAATTCTGGATTGAAACATCGACGTCTCTACACACATGATTCTGAAG CTTTTAGTCCAACTTCATCTTCAACCAACAAAAGGAAAGGATTACATACCTCACACCACAGGCAAACAG GCTCATCATCATTGCACAAACCTGAATCTTCCACCGCTGTTCATGCCAAATCGAAGCATGATACAATCAAATCATGGGCAGACACTATTGTTGGCGGAATTATCATGTGCAATGATGACATATCTGTCCCTGATGGATCGGTCATTCGTGGTCAAGAATCCGCACGCCCTCAAGAAAAAgttgttgtcaaccattctcattACGCCATTAGTCATTGGTCACCCGGTAGGACCATCGGCTTCCCATCAATAGCCCTCCAGGACCGTTTGGCCACTATCATTTATCGCCTACCAATTGCTGACAAAGAACG ATTCAGTATCACACACACCCGCCCTAGGTTCATCACTTTGTCATGCGAGGCGATTGCAGACCAACTTGTTTGTTCTAATATAATAGACCATGAATTATTCTCCTCGCTAATTCATCGTATTAGGCAAATTGATCAAGAAATACTTTACCCGCATGATTCTGCACCATGCCGCCACTACCTCGAACCAGATTTTGCC ACTAGTGTTTTATCCAGTGATAAGGCCCGGTTGATGAAATCTGTACAGGATCAATTCTTTGGGAAACTTGTTCCTTACAACATATCGCAATGTAGACTGGTAATGAAATTCATACAACCTCACTATGTCAGGCACCCATTACCAAAATTTGATTTCCTATTACTTGATTGTTTCAGTGGCACGTGCCTGCTATACTCGAATCAGGTTGGGTGA